The Streptomyces kanamyceticus genome window below encodes:
- a CDS encoding metallophosphoesterase, with translation MGLAVLAAFAGLHWYVWRRLVRDTTTPGSLVRHVGTVLVVAAPVVMVAALVTERAGAPFWLQRVLAWPGFLWMALFLYLVLALVVGEAVRVLLRGWVQRGGAAVADAPTASTAPTADVPSEKVSSGAAVSQEARSVEVPSEAPVEEPVEKPVEKPVEKPAARPAPSRRLFVSRVVGGTAAAVAAGTVGYGAYGVLRGPKVKRVTVPLAKLPRAAHGFRIAVVSDIHLGPILGRNFTRRVVDTINATQPDLIAVVGDLVDGSVEDLRPAAAPLAGLRARHGAFFVTGNHEYFSGAEQWVEHVRELGLRPLRNARTELPGFDLAGVDDVAGESEGKGPDFAEALGDRDRSRASVLLAHQPVVIHDAVEHGVDLQLSGHTHGGQLWPGNLIADLANPTLAGLERYGDTQLYVTRGAGAWGPPVRVGAPSDITVVELASRRV, from the coding sequence ATGGGCCTTGCCGTCCTCGCGGCCTTCGCCGGACTTCACTGGTACGTGTGGCGTCGCCTCGTGCGGGACACCACCACTCCCGGGTCCCTCGTCCGGCACGTCGGGACGGTGCTCGTCGTGGCCGCGCCGGTCGTGATGGTCGCGGCGCTGGTGACCGAGCGGGCCGGTGCGCCGTTCTGGCTCCAGCGGGTCCTGGCCTGGCCGGGCTTCCTGTGGATGGCGCTCTTCCTCTATCTGGTGCTCGCGCTGGTGGTGGGGGAGGCGGTGCGGGTGCTGTTGCGGGGGTGGGTGCAGCGGGGTGGTGCGGCTGTCGCGGATGCGCCCACTGCGTCCACTGCGCCCACTGCGGACGTGCCCTCCGAGAAGGTGTCCTCCGGAGCGGCCGTTTCCCAGGAGGCCCGCTCCGTAGAGGTCCCTTCCGAGGCGCCGGTCGAGGAACCCGTAGAGAAGCCCGTAGAGAAGCCCGTAGAGAAGCCCGCCGCGCGCCCCGCTCCCTCGCGGCGGCTCTTCGTCTCCCGTGTCGTCGGTGGGACCGCCGCGGCCGTCGCGGCGGGGACCGTCGGCTACGGGGCGTACGGCGTGCTGCGCGGCCCCAAGGTGAAGCGGGTCACCGTGCCGCTGGCCAAACTGCCGCGCGCGGCGCACGGGTTCCGGATCGCCGTGGTCAGTGACATCCACCTCGGGCCGATCCTCGGCAGGAACTTCACGCGGCGCGTGGTCGACACGATCAACGCCACGCAGCCCGATCTGATCGCCGTCGTGGGCGACCTGGTGGACGGCAGCGTCGAGGACCTGCGGCCCGCCGCCGCGCCGCTCGCCGGGCTGCGGGCGCGGCACGGCGCGTTCTTCGTCACCGGCAACCACGAGTACTTCTCCGGGGCCGAGCAGTGGGTCGAGCACGTGCGTGAGCTGGGGCTGCGGCCGCTGCGGAACGCCCGCACCGAGCTGCCCGGCTTCGACCTCGCGGGGGTCGACGACGTGGCGGGCGAGAGCGAGGGGAAGGGGCCCGACTTCGCCGAGGCGCTCGGCGACCGGGACCGCTCGCGGGCCTCCGTGCTCCTCGCCCACCAGCCCGTCGTCATCCACGACGCCGTCGAGCACGGTGTCGACCTGCAGCTCTCGGGGCACACCCACGGCGGCCAGCTGTGGCCCGGCAACCTCATCGCCGACCTGGCCAATCCGACGCTCGCGGGCCTGGAGCGGTACGGCGACACCCAGCTGTACGTGACCCGTGGCGCGGGCGCGTGGGGGCCGCCGGTGCGGGTCGGGGCGCCGTCGGACATCACGGTCGTGGAGTTGGCGTCGCGCCGGGTCTGA
- a CDS encoding SCO4848 family membrane protein → MKLSRPVSWFLLAFGVWSWFIWITFVKNLWKDGSGLAFDDADNPTGYFWVHLTLAVVSFVLGTVVGVIGFRGVRALRARS, encoded by the coding sequence ATGAAGCTCAGCCGCCCGGTCTCCTGGTTCCTGCTCGCCTTCGGGGTGTGGAGCTGGTTCATCTGGATCACTTTCGTCAAGAACCTGTGGAAGGACGGCAGTGGGCTGGCCTTCGATGACGCAGACAACCCGACCGGGTACTTCTGGGTGCACCTGACGCTCGCCGTTGTCTCCTTTGTCTTGGGGACGGTGGTTGGGGTCATCGGGTTCCGTGGAGTGCGTGCCTTGCGCGCAAGGTCATAG
- a CDS encoding D-alanyl-D-alanine carboxypeptidase family protein gives MPALKKTAFLVASAALLSMSTAAPALADGKPGGGDDQPKPPGKMSTVGGAQLGKPGTQVRLKSGAPVLPKDLTGRSWIVSDAESGEVLASHNAHWRLPPASTLKMLFADTVLPKFPKTQKHKVALSDMAGIGAGSSMVGIKENETYSVHDLWLGVFLKSGNDAVHVLSAMNDGVPQTVKDMQKHAVDLQALDTHVVSPDGYDAKGQVSSAYDLTLFARSGLQKKDFREYCATATAKFPGETKKVTKGKDKGKTKRESFEIQNTNRLLTGAPGVNPYKGIAGVKNGYTTNAGNTFTGVAERNGKVLLVTVMNPSSTETHAVYKETERLFDWGFKASGKVDPVGELVAPKGASTGAGKGAPGSGGEGSGTENAAHASDNGSNGMGIALGVTGGVLAVLAAGVFVIRRRLPLPGQAGRRAPRA, from the coding sequence GTGCCTGCCTTGAAAAAGACCGCCTTCTTGGTCGCTTCCGCCGCATTGTTGTCCATGTCGACCGCGGCGCCCGCACTCGCGGACGGTAAGCCCGGAGGGGGCGACGACCAACCGAAGCCGCCCGGCAAGATGTCCACCGTCGGCGGCGCCCAGCTCGGCAAGCCCGGCACCCAGGTGCGGCTCAAGTCCGGCGCCCCCGTGCTGCCCAAGGACCTGACGGGACGCTCCTGGATCGTCTCGGACGCGGAGTCCGGCGAGGTGCTCGCCTCGCACAACGCGCACTGGCGGCTGCCCCCGGCGAGCACCCTCAAGATGCTCTTCGCAGATACGGTTCTGCCGAAGTTCCCCAAGACGCAGAAGCACAAGGTCGCGCTCTCCGACATGGCCGGCATCGGCGCGGGCAGCAGCATGGTCGGCATCAAGGAGAACGAGACGTACTCCGTCCACGACCTGTGGCTCGGCGTCTTCCTGAAGTCCGGCAACGACGCGGTGCACGTCCTGTCCGCGATGAACGACGGCGTCCCGCAGACCGTCAAGGACATGCAGAAGCACGCCGTGGACCTCCAGGCGCTCGACACGCACGTGGTCTCCCCCGACGGCTACGACGCCAAGGGCCAGGTCTCCTCCGCGTACGACCTGACGCTGTTCGCCCGCTCCGGACTGCAGAAGAAGGACTTCCGCGAGTACTGCGCGACCGCCACGGCCAAGTTCCCCGGCGAGACCAAGAAGGTCACCAAGGGCAAGGACAAGGGCAAGACCAAGCGCGAGTCCTTCGAGATCCAGAACACCAACCGGCTGCTCACCGGAGCCCCCGGCGTCAACCCCTACAAGGGCATCGCGGGCGTCAAGAACGGCTACACCACGAACGCGGGAAACACCTTCACCGGTGTTGCCGAACGGAACGGCAAGGTCCTCCTCGTCACCGTCATGAACCCCTCCTCCACCGAGACCCACGCGGTCTACAAGGAGACCGAGCGGCTCTTCGACTGGGGCTTCAAGGCCTCGGGCAAGGTCGACCCGGTGGGTGAGCTCGTCGCCCCGAAGGGCGCCTCCACCGGCGCGGGCAAGGGCGCTCCCGGCAGCGGCGGCGAGGGCTCCGGCACCGAGAACGCGGCCCACGCCTCCGACAACGGGTCGAACGGCATGGGCATCGCGCTCGGCGTGACGGGCGGCGTGCTCGCCGTGCTCGCCGCCGGTGTCTTCGTGATCAGGCGTCGGCTGCCGCTGCCGGGCCAGGCCGGTCGCCGCGCTCCGCGCGCCTGA
- a CDS encoding YihY/virulence factor BrkB family protein, which produces MDWLKKLPVIGPLVERAMRTHAWHAYERLDRVHWARLAAAMTFISFLALFPLLTVAAAVAAATLSKQQQDKLQDKISEQVPGIADQLNLDALVANAGTIGLVAGALLLFTGIGWVGSIRECLRAVWELADEEENPVLRKVKDAGVLIGLGGAGLASVAASGLASTAVGRTADFLGIDEQGWGALLLRILAFAIAVLAAFLLLLYVLTLLPGVQPERRDLFIAGLIGAAGFELLKLLLGGYMKGVAAKSMYGAFGVPVALLLWINFTAKLLLFCAAWTATRRASHKEGAETEEAASVETASEGTASEEAGVRRAERGDRPGPAAAADA; this is translated from the coding sequence ATGGACTGGCTGAAAAAACTGCCCGTGATCGGGCCGCTCGTCGAACGGGCCATGCGCACGCACGCGTGGCACGCCTACGAGCGGCTCGACCGCGTGCACTGGGCCCGCCTCGCCGCGGCCATGACGTTCATCAGCTTCCTCGCGCTCTTCCCGCTGCTCACCGTCGCCGCCGCGGTCGCCGCCGCGACGCTCTCGAAACAGCAGCAGGACAAGCTGCAGGACAAGATCTCCGAGCAGGTCCCCGGGATCGCCGACCAGCTGAACCTGGACGCGCTCGTCGCCAACGCGGGCACCATCGGTCTCGTCGCGGGCGCCCTGCTGCTCTTCACCGGCATCGGCTGGGTCGGCTCGATAAGGGAGTGCCTGCGGGCCGTCTGGGAGCTGGCGGACGAGGAGGAGAACCCCGTCCTGCGCAAGGTCAAGGACGCCGGGGTGCTCATCGGGCTCGGCGGCGCGGGCCTCGCCTCCGTCGCGGCCTCCGGGCTCGCCTCGACCGCCGTCGGCAGGACCGCCGACTTCCTCGGCATCGACGAGCAGGGCTGGGGCGCGCTGCTGCTCAGGATCCTCGCCTTCGCGATCGCCGTCCTCGCGGCCTTCCTGCTGCTGCTCTACGTCCTGACGCTGCTGCCCGGAGTACAGCCGGAGCGGCGCGACCTCTTCATCGCCGGGCTGATCGGCGCGGCCGGGTTCGAGCTCCTCAAGCTGCTGCTCGGCGGCTATATGAAGGGCGTTGCCGCCAAGAGCATGTACGGCGCCTTCGGAGTGCCCGTCGCGCTGCTCCTGTGGATCAACTTCACGGCGAAGCTGCTGCTGTTCTGCGCGGCCTGGACGGCGACGCGGCGGGCCTCCCACAAGGAGGGGGCGGAAACCGAAGAGGCCGCCTCCGTAGAGACGGCCTCCGAAGGGACGGCCTCCGAAGAGGCCGGTGTCAGGCGCGCGGAGCGCGGCGACCGGCCTGGCCCGGCAGCGGCAGCCGACGCCTGA
- a CDS encoding GtrA family protein yields MKTQRDRLRALGPELLGFAAAGICAYAADLGLFVWLRGPVGMDPLTAKALSFVAGCSVAYAGNALGTYRRETADASRLRQYAVFFAVNIAGALVQLLCIAVSHYGLGFTSQRADTVSGAGIGMAFATVLRFWGTRTLVFRTSGRTVSREASWTG; encoded by the coding sequence GTGAAAACCCAACGCGATCGGCTGCGGGCGCTGGGGCCCGAACTGCTCGGCTTCGCCGCCGCGGGGATCTGCGCGTACGCCGCCGATCTCGGCCTCTTCGTCTGGCTGCGCGGACCCGTCGGCATGGACCCGCTGACCGCCAAGGCACTGTCCTTCGTGGCGGGCTGCTCGGTCGCGTACGCGGGCAACGCGCTCGGCACCTACCGGCGCGAGACCGCCGACGCCTCGCGGCTGCGGCAGTACGCGGTCTTCTTCGCCGTCAACATCGCGGGAGCCCTGGTGCAACTCCTGTGCATCGCCGTGTCCCACTACGGCCTCGGCTTCACGTCGCAGCGCGCGGACACCGTCTCCGGAGCGGGCATCGGTATGGCGTTCGCCACTGTTCTGCGGTTCTGGGGTACTCGGACGTTGGTCTTCCGGACATCGGGCAGGACTGTGAGCAGGGAGGCGTCATGGACTGGCTGA
- a CDS encoding decaprenyl-phosphate phosphoribosyltransferase — MPERSATLERARPPQPPRPGPISLPLGLLKTARPRQWVKNVLVVAAPAAAGELFSRHALSQLAIVFVLFTAAASAVYLINDARDADADRAHPTKCRRPVAAGQVPVPVAYAVGGVLAVLAPVTAAVLCTPLTAALLAAYVGMQLAYCVSLKHVLVVDLTIVTTGFLMRAMIGGLALGIPLSRWFLITTGFGALFMVSAKRYSEAVQMAGSSEKLGATRALLTEYTTGYLRFVWQLAAGVAVLAYCLWAMESGGTANGSLLPWRQLSMAAFILAILRYAVFADRGTAGEPEDVVLRDRALAVIGLVWLAMYGLAVTDW; from the coding sequence ATGCCTGAACGTTCCGCCACTCTGGAACGCGCCCGTCCGCCCCAGCCGCCGAGGCCGGGACCCATCAGCCTGCCGCTCGGCCTCCTGAAGACCGCGCGGCCCCGCCAGTGGGTGAAGAACGTGCTGGTCGTCGCGGCTCCCGCGGCCGCGGGCGAGCTCTTCTCACGCCATGCGCTCAGCCAACTCGCGATCGTCTTCGTGCTGTTCACCGCCGCCGCGTCCGCCGTCTACCTGATCAACGACGCGCGCGACGCCGACGCGGACCGCGCCCACCCCACCAAGTGCCGCAGACCGGTCGCGGCAGGACAGGTGCCGGTGCCCGTCGCGTACGCCGTCGGGGGAGTGCTCGCGGTGCTCGCCCCGGTGACCGCCGCGGTGCTGTGCACCCCGCTGACGGCCGCGCTCCTCGCCGCGTACGTAGGGATGCAACTCGCCTACTGCGTCAGCCTCAAGCACGTCCTGGTCGTCGACCTGACGATCGTGACGACCGGTTTCCTGATGCGCGCCATGATCGGCGGACTCGCGCTCGGCATCCCGCTGTCGCGCTGGTTCCTGATCACCACGGGCTTCGGGGCGCTCTTCATGGTCTCCGCCAAGCGCTACTCGGAGGCCGTGCAGATGGCAGGGAGCTCCGAAAAGCTCGGCGCCACGCGCGCGTTGCTGACCGAGTACACCACCGGCTATCTGCGCTTCGTGTGGCAGCTGGCCGCAGGGGTCGCCGTCCTGGCGTACTGCCTGTGGGCCATGGAGAGCGGCGGTACCGCCAACGGCAGCCTGCTGCCCTGGCGCCAGCTGTCCATGGCGGCGTTCATCCTCGCGATCCTGCGCTACGCCGTCTTCGCCGACCGGGGCACGGCGGGTGAGCCCGAGGACGTCGTGCTGCGCGACCGGGCGCTCGCCGTCATCGGCCTGGTGTGGCTCGCCATGTACGGCCTCGCCGTCACGGACTGGTGA
- a CDS encoding phosphatase PAP2 family protein, which translates to MHDMDHRLLAALRDCGANPRVASAARALSWSGEHGALWIAAGLTGAYVDRERRGAWLRGTALTVAAHLVSMGVKQVVRRPRPNSRGVVPLVRTSGRHSFPSSHATSAAAAAVAYGALGPVGAHLVPPLAAAMCVSRMVVGVHYPTDVAAGAALGALTARAGAAWMNGGRTHA; encoded by the coding sequence ATGCACGACATGGACCACCGGTTGCTGGCGGCCCTGCGCGATTGCGGCGCGAATCCGCGCGTGGCGTCCGCCGCGCGCGCCCTCTCCTGGAGCGGTGAGCACGGCGCGCTCTGGATCGCCGCCGGACTCACCGGCGCCTACGTGGACCGCGAGCGGCGCGGCGCGTGGCTGCGCGGCACGGCGCTGACCGTCGCCGCCCACCTGGTCAGCATGGGCGTCAAGCAGGTCGTGCGCCGACCGCGCCCCAACAGTCGCGGCGTCGTGCCCCTCGTGCGCACCTCGGGCCGCCACTCCTTCCCCAGCTCGCACGCCACCTCGGCGGCGGCCGCCGCCGTCGCGTACGGCGCCCTGGGCCCCGTCGGCGCCCATCTCGTCCCGCCGCTCGCCGCCGCCATGTGCGTGTCCCGGATGGTCGTCGGCGTGCACTACCCGACGGACGTGGCCGCGGGCGCGGCGCTCGGGGCGCTGACCGCGCGGGCGGGAGCCGCCTGGATGAACGGAGGCCGCACTCATGCCTGA
- a CDS encoding FAD-binding oxidoreductase: MSDAVSVSGWGRTAPTTARLVRPRTQEEAVAAVRDCGERGGIPRGLGRAYGDAAQNAGGAVFDMTGLDRVRTIDTTRGSGTDAPGATVVCEAGISLHRLMEVLLPLGWFVPVTPGTRYVTVGGAIGADIHGKNHHVSGSFSRHVLAMDLLTADGTVHTVTPGTPLFDATAGGMGLTGMILSATVQLQPVETSLMSVDTERATDLDDLMARLAATDHRYRYSVAWIDLLARGAAMGRSVLTRGDHAPLDALPARARARRAPLAFRPGQLPAAPSFVPEGLLGKASVGLFNELWYRKAPRSRTGELQKISTFFHPLDGVPHWNRIYGRGGFVQYQFVVGYGKEEALRRIVRRISDRGCPSFLAVLKRFGEGDPGWLSFPMPGWTLALDIPANLPGLGSFLDELDEEVAAAEGRVYLAKDSRLRPETLAAMYPRLDDFRALRADLDPRGVFRSDLSRRLDL; the protein is encoded by the coding sequence ATGTCGGACGCCGTGTCCGTCTCCGGCTGGGGCCGCACCGCCCCGACCACCGCCCGGCTCGTCAGGCCGCGCACCCAGGAGGAGGCCGTCGCCGCGGTGCGTGACTGCGGGGAGCGCGGCGGCATCCCCCGGGGCCTGGGCCGTGCCTACGGAGACGCGGCACAGAACGCGGGCGGCGCCGTCTTCGACATGACGGGCCTGGACCGGGTGCGCACCATCGACACCACCCGGGGGTCGGGCACCGACGCGCCAGGAGCCACGGTCGTGTGCGAGGCGGGGATCTCGCTGCACCGCCTGATGGAAGTCCTGCTCCCCCTCGGCTGGTTCGTGCCGGTGACCCCCGGGACCCGCTACGTGACGGTCGGCGGAGCCATCGGCGCCGACATCCACGGCAAGAACCACCACGTCTCGGGATCCTTCTCCCGGCACGTGCTCGCGATGGACCTGCTCACCGCCGACGGCACCGTCCACACGGTCACGCCCGGCACGCCCCTGTTCGACGCCACGGCGGGCGGCATGGGCCTGACCGGCATGATCCTTTCGGCGACCGTCCAACTGCAGCCGGTCGAGACGTCCTTGATGAGCGTCGACACGGAACGCGCCACGGACCTCGACGACTTGATGGCCCGCCTCGCCGCCACCGACCACCGCTACCGCTACTCGGTGGCCTGGATCGACCTCCTCGCGCGCGGCGCGGCCATGGGCCGCTCGGTCCTGACCCGCGGCGACCACGCACCCCTGGACGCGCTCCCGGCCCGGGCACGCGCGCGTAGAGCCCCACTGGCGTTCCGCCCCGGACAACTGCCCGCCGCCCCCTCGTTCGTACCGGAGGGGCTGCTCGGCAAGGCGTCGGTGGGCCTGTTCAACGAACTCTGGTACCGCAAGGCGCCCCGCTCCCGCACCGGCGAGCTGCAGAAGATCTCCACGTTCTTCCACCCCTTGGACGGCGTCCCGCACTGGAACCGCATCTACGGACGCGGCGGTTTCGTGCAGTACCAATTCGTCGTCGGATACGGCAAGGAGGAGGCCCTGCGCCGCATCGTGCGGCGCATCTCGGACCGCGGCTGCCCCTCCTTCCTCGCCGTACTCAAGCGCTTCGGAGAGGGCGATCCCGGCTGGCTGTCCTTCCCGATGCCCGGCTGGACCCTCGCCCTCGACATCCCGGCGAACCTGCCGGGACTCGGCTCCTTCCTCGACGAACTCGACGAGGAGGTGGCCGCCGCCGAAGGGCGCGTCTATCTCGCCAAGGACTCGCGGCTGCGGCCCGAGACGCTCGCCGCGATGTATCCGCGGCTCGACGACTTCCGCGCTCTGCGGGCCGATCTCGACCCGCGCGGCGTGTTCCGCTCGGACCTCTCCCGCCGCCTCGACCTCTAG
- a CDS encoding decaprenylphospho-beta-D-erythro-pentofuranosid-2-ulose 2-reductase: protein MKDAFGTPQSLLVLGGTSEIGLATARRLVARRTRTVWLAGRPSADLEKAAAALRDMGADVRTVAFDALDPESHEESLGKIFTEGDIDMVLLAFGILGDQARDEDEPLSAVRVAQTNYTGAISAGLVCARALQSQGHGSLVVLSSVAGERARRSNFIYGSSKAGLDAFAQGLGDALHGTGVHVMVVRPGFVRSKMTAGLEEAPMATTPDAVAEAIETGLRRRSETVWVPGALRVVMSALRHAPRPLFRRLPV from the coding sequence ATGAAAGACGCCTTCGGCACCCCTCAGTCCCTGCTCGTCCTCGGCGGCACCTCCGAGATCGGCCTGGCCACCGCGCGCCGCCTCGTGGCACGCCGCACCCGCACCGTATGGCTGGCCGGGCGTCCTTCGGCGGACCTGGAGAAGGCCGCGGCCGCACTGCGCGACATGGGCGCGGACGTGCGCACCGTTGCCTTCGACGCCCTCGACCCCGAGTCCCACGAGGAGTCCCTCGGCAAGATCTTCACCGAGGGCGACATCGACATGGTGCTGCTCGCCTTCGGGATCCTCGGCGACCAGGCGCGCGACGAGGACGAGCCGCTCTCCGCGGTGCGCGTCGCACAGACCAACTACACCGGCGCGATCTCGGCGGGCCTGGTCTGCGCGCGGGCGCTGCAGTCGCAGGGACACGGCTCCCTGGTGGTGCTCTCCTCGGTGGCGGGCGAGCGGGCCCGCCGCTCGAACTTCATCTACGGCTCCAGCAAGGCGGGCCTCGACGCCTTCGCCCAGGGCCTCGGCGACGCGCTGCACGGCACCGGGGTGCACGTGATGGTCGTCCGCCCCGGCTTCGTGCGGTCGAAGATGACGGCGGGCCTGGAGGAGGCGCCCATGGCGACCACCCCGGACGCGGTGGCGGAGGCCATCGAGACGGGCCTGCGGCGACGCTCGGAGACGGTGTGGGTGCCCGGGGCGCTGCGGGTCGTCATGTCGGCGCTGCGGCACGCACCGAGGCCCTTGTTCCGACGGCTGCCGGTCTAG
- a CDS encoding 2'-5' RNA ligase family protein: MGTVTIGVSIAVPEPHGSLLQERRAGFGDPAAHGIPTHVTLLPPTEVDASALPAVEAHLDSVAAAGRPFPMRLSGTGTFRPLSPVVFVQVVAGGSACSWLQERVRDASGPMERELQFPYHPHVTVAHSISEEAMDRAYQELSEYEAEWPCTGFALYEQGSDGIWRKLREFVFGGPVVPPQAQAPAARGTLPAR, encoded by the coding sequence GTGGGGACCGTAACGATCGGTGTGTCGATCGCGGTCCCGGAGCCACACGGCAGCCTGCTCCAGGAGCGGCGCGCGGGCTTCGGGGACCCCGCGGCGCACGGCATCCCCACGCACGTGACCCTCCTCCCGCCCACTGAGGTGGACGCGTCCGCGCTGCCCGCGGTTGAGGCGCATCTGGATTCGGTCGCGGCGGCCGGGCGGCCCTTCCCGATGCGGCTTTCGGGGACGGGCACCTTCCGGCCGCTCTCGCCCGTCGTCTTCGTGCAGGTCGTCGCGGGCGGCTCGGCCTGCTCCTGGCTGCAGGAGCGGGTGCGGGACGCCTCGGGACCGATGGAGCGCGAGCTCCAGTTCCCCTACCACCCGCATGTCACGGTGGCGCACAGCATCTCCGAAGAGGCGATGGACCGGGCCTATCAGGAGCTCTCGGAGTACGAGGCCGAGTGGCCCTGCACCGGGTTCGCCCTGTACGAGCAGGGCTCCGACGGCATCTGGCGCAAGCTGCGCGAGTTCGTTTTCGGCGGCCCTGTAGTGCCCCCTCAGGCCCAGGCCCCGGCGGCCCGGGGTACGCTGCCCGCTCGCTGA
- the trpS gene encoding tryptophan--tRNA ligase, with product MASDRPRVLSGIQPTAGSFHLGNYLGAVRQWVALQESHDAFYMVVDLHAITVPQDPAELRANTRLAAAQLLAAGLDPERCTLFVQSHVPEHAQLAWVMNCLTGFGEASRMTQFKDKSAKQGADRASVGLFTYPVLQVADILLYQANEVPVGEDQRQHIELTRDLAERFNGRFGETFTVPSAYILKETAKIYDLQDPSIKMSKSASTPKGLINLLDEPKATAKKVKSAVTDTDTVIRYDTAEKPGVSNLLSIYSTLTGTGIAELEQKYVGKGYGALKTDLAEVMVEFVTPFRDRTQAYLDDPETLDSILAKGAEKARAVAAETLAQAYDKVGFLPAKH from the coding sequence ATGGCCTCAGACCGACCCCGTGTGCTTTCCGGAATCCAGCCCACCGCAGGCTCGTTCCACCTCGGCAACTACCTCGGCGCGGTCCGCCAGTGGGTAGCCCTTCAGGAGTCCCACGACGCCTTTTACATGGTGGTGGACCTGCACGCGATCACGGTTCCGCAGGATCCCGCGGAGCTGCGCGCCAACACCCGGCTCGCCGCCGCCCAGCTGCTCGCCGCCGGTCTCGACCCGGAGCGCTGCACGCTCTTCGTCCAGAGCCACGTGCCCGAGCACGCGCAGCTCGCCTGGGTCATGAACTGCCTCACCGGCTTCGGCGAGGCATCGCGCATGACGCAGTTCAAGGACAAGTCCGCCAAGCAGGGCGCCGACCGCGCCTCGGTGGGCCTCTTCACGTACCCGGTCCTCCAGGTCGCGGACATCCTGCTCTACCAGGCCAACGAGGTCCCGGTCGGCGAGGACCAGCGCCAGCACATCGAACTCACCCGTGACCTCGCCGAGCGTTTCAACGGCCGCTTCGGCGAGACGTTCACCGTCCCCTCCGCGTACATCCTCAAGGAGACGGCGAAGATCTACGACCTCCAGGACCCGTCGATCAAGATGAGCAAGTCGGCGTCCACGCCGAAGGGCCTGATCAACCTCCTCGACGAGCCCAAGGCCACGGCCAAGAAGGTCAAGAGCGCCGTCACCGACACCGACACGGTGATCCGCTACGACACGGCGGAGAAGCCGGGTGTCAGCAACCTCCTCTCCATCTACTCCACGCTCACCGGTACCGGTATCGCGGAACTGGAGCAGAAGTACGTCGGCAAGGGCTACGGTGCGCTCAAGACCGACCTCGCCGAGGTCATGGTCGAGTTCGTGACCCCGTTCCGGGACCGCACCCAGGCCTACCTGGACGACCCGGAGACGCTCGACTCGATCCTGGCCAAGGGCGCGGAGAAGGCACGTGCCGTCGCCGCGGAGACGCTCGCGCAGGCGTACGACAAGGTGGGCTTCCTGCCCGCCAAGCACTGA
- a CDS encoding RNA polymerase sigma factor, whose amino-acid sequence MRAQGEVLEGGRVVDEGAVIARVRAGEPEAYAELVRAFTGIALRAATALGAGSDAEDVVQQAFFKAYCSLGRFRDGSAFRPWLLSIVANETRNTVRSAVRQRSVVGREAALAEAEPLIPESADPAVAALEDERRAALLAALDRLSDDHRLVVTYRYLLEMDEAETAQALGWPRGTVKSRLNRALRKLGQLFPEEIEARGESKESKGSGEGGGGRWRT is encoded by the coding sequence GTGAGGGCACAGGGGGAGGTCCTGGAGGGGGGCCGCGTCGTCGACGAGGGTGCGGTGATCGCCCGCGTGCGCGCCGGAGAGCCGGAGGCGTATGCGGAATTGGTGCGCGCGTTCACCGGTATCGCTCTCAGGGCGGCGACGGCACTCGGAGCGGGATCGGACGCGGAAGACGTGGTGCAGCAGGCCTTCTTCAAGGCGTACTGCTCACTGGGGAGATTCAGGGACGGCTCGGCGTTCAGGCCGTGGCTGCTCTCGATCGTCGCCAATGAGACGAGGAACACAGTGCGTTCGGCGGTCCGGCAGCGTTCGGTCGTCGGCCGCGAGGCAGCGCTCGCCGAGGCGGAGCCGCTGATACCGGAATCGGCGGACCCGGCCGTGGCGGCCCTGGAGGACGAGCGCAGGGCGGCGCTGCTCGCCGCCCTCGACCGGCTCAGTGACGATCACCGCCTGGTCGTCACCTACCGCTATCTCCTGGAGATGGACGAGGCGGAGACGGCCCAGGCGCTCGGCTGGCCGCGGGGCACGGTGAAGTCCCGGCTGAACCGCGCGCTGCGCAAGCTGGGGCAGCTGTTTCCCGAGGAGATAGAGGCGAGAGGGGAGAGCAAGGAGAGCAAGGGGAGCGGGGAGGGAGGTGGAGGGAGGTGGAGGACATGA